In the Geobacter sp. FeAm09 genome, one interval contains:
- a CDS encoding AI-2E family transporter: MEHHSEHQGVHRSDYGRLIAIILLLCLLAAAGYALQHTISCFLLSWIIAYLLDPLLVQAERRGMKRLVALGLLYVALSILIVFFFAFMLPKLTISWNGILAELPTYIQRIKQAALEWKSRLPDRYGSEEIQWLLDKVSANVDTAAEKAGAWVYVFGTRIFFNIFNIVLSPILVFFMLYYKQTIIDTAASWVPEQRREILLHIGREVNTSIGGYLRGQAIVSIIVAVLSLTALFILDIPHPIISGIFAGAASVLPFIGVFIAALPALFFAWFKYQTMSSLAQTAAAFGVIYFLEGYVIKPLVFKGSMNLNPLVTIIMVMALGELLGFWGILLALPIAAAIKITWGHLHNGDFRD; this comes from the coding sequence ATGGAACACCATAGCGAACACCAGGGGGTCCACCGGAGCGATTACGGCCGGCTGATCGCCATCATTTTGCTGCTCTGCCTGCTGGCCGCCGCCGGATACGCCCTTCAGCACACCATTTCCTGTTTTCTCCTCTCGTGGATAATCGCCTATCTCCTCGATCCGCTGCTCGTGCAGGCCGAACGGCGCGGCATGAAACGGCTCGTTGCCCTGGGGCTGCTCTACGTCGCCCTCAGTATCCTGATCGTCTTCTTTTTTGCCTTCATGCTCCCCAAGCTCACCATCAGTTGGAACGGTATCCTCGCGGAACTACCCACCTATATCCAGAGGATCAAGCAGGCCGCTCTGGAATGGAAGTCGCGGCTTCCCGACCGTTACGGTTCGGAAGAGATCCAGTGGCTGCTGGACAAGGTTTCGGCCAATGTGGATACGGCGGCAGAAAAGGCCGGTGCCTGGGTGTACGTCTTCGGTACCCGGATATTTTTCAACATATTCAATATCGTCCTCTCCCCGATCCTGGTCTTTTTCATGCTCTACTACAAACAGACCATCATCGATACCGCTGCCTCCTGGGTGCCGGAACAGCGCCGCGAGATCCTCCTTCATATCGGCCGCGAGGTCAATACCAGCATAGGCGGGTATCTGCGGGGGCAGGCCATCGTCTCCATCATCGTGGCGGTCCTGTCCCTGACGGCGCTTTTCATACTGGACATCCCCCACCCCATCATCAGCGGCATCTTTGCCGGCGCCGCTTCGGTGCTCCCCTTTATCGGGGTGTTTATCGCCGCATTGCCGGCACTGTTCTTCGCCTGGTTCAAATACCAGACCATGTCCAGCCTGGCCCAGACCGCCGCCGCCTTCGGAGTGATCTACTTCCTGGAAGGGTACGTGATCAAACCGCTGGTATTCAAGGGTTCCATGAATCTTAATCCCCTGGTGACCATCATCATGGTCATGGCGCTGGGCGAGTTGCTCGGCTTCTGGGGTATCCTGCTGGCCCTGCCCATCGCCGCCGCCATAAAGATAACCTGGGGGCACCTGCATAACGGCGATTTCAGGGATTGA
- a CDS encoding heavy metal translocating P-type ATPase, producing MTTISMKITGMSCANCAARIEKEIGKQPGISTAAVNFAMEELTVGFDETAVSLEEIAGRVEKLGYGVVRPEPADELTFGVQGLHCASCVNRLEKKLLENPAVSAAIVNLAAETGFVRFDPHRLGMADIFAMVHEAGYTPVELRGAEASADDALRRQRNWFLFSLAASLPIMLTMGVHANRAVMQLNLLLATAVQFSAGLTFYRGAWSALKSRSANMDVLVALGTSAAYFYSLLAYAGLLGPHREVFFETSAMLIAFIRLGKYLEARARGKAGEALKKLLRLQADKARLVTEEGEREVPASLIRVGDVVLVRPGQAIPVDGEVIEGNGAVDESMVTGESLPVEKKAGDTVTGATINKNGVLRVRATRVGEATLLSQIVRMVREAQGDKAPIQRFADAVSGWFVPVVLLLSLATFSVWFYTLHAGFLAAFRFAIAVVVIACPCAMGLATPTAIMVGSGVALARGILIKKGSALEAISRMQVLLLDKTGTLTIGTPAMTDLAAVAGVDPARLLECLITAEIHSTHPLAQAAVRAAEEAGIKPGAATDFEERGGFGITCIHEGFRLAVGNERLMEDEGVSLKALADKAKELAGAGKSLIYVAAGSTLVGVAAFADTLKPGSAKAVAEFRRMGIQTCMITGDHADVAGIVAGQAGVDSFEAEVLPDRKQEVVREYQQRGMITGMVGDGINDAPALARADIGIAIGGGTDVAKETGDIVLMRNDLTDVVRAIAIGRATLAKVKQNLFWALFYNILGIPVAAGMLSRYGITLKPEYAGLAMAFSSVSVVLNSILLKRVEKRL from the coding sequence ATGACTACGATCAGCATGAAAATCACCGGCATGTCCTGTGCCAATTGCGCCGCCCGGATCGAGAAGGAAATCGGAAAACAGCCCGGCATCTCCACGGCAGCGGTCAACTTTGCCATGGAAGAGTTGACCGTCGGCTTCGATGAAACGGCCGTTTCACTGGAGGAGATCGCCGGTCGCGTCGAAAAACTCGGCTACGGCGTTGTCCGCCCCGAACCAGCCGATGAGTTGACCTTCGGCGTCCAGGGACTGCACTGCGCCTCCTGCGTCAACCGACTGGAAAAGAAACTGCTGGAGAACCCGGCCGTCAGTGCCGCCATCGTCAACCTGGCGGCCGAGACCGGGTTTGTACGCTTCGATCCGCACCGCCTCGGCATGGCGGATATTTTCGCCATGGTCCACGAGGCCGGCTACACCCCGGTCGAGTTGCGCGGCGCCGAAGCTTCGGCCGACGATGCGCTCCGCCGGCAACGCAACTGGTTCCTCTTCTCCCTTGCGGCTTCATTGCCGATCATGCTGACCATGGGGGTCCATGCCAACCGGGCCGTGATGCAGCTCAACCTGCTTTTGGCCACGGCGGTCCAGTTCTCGGCCGGACTGACCTTTTACCGCGGCGCCTGGAGCGCCCTGAAAAGCCGCAGCGCCAACATGGATGTGCTGGTGGCCCTAGGGACCTCGGCCGCCTATTTTTATTCGCTCCTTGCCTATGCCGGACTGTTGGGACCCCACCGGGAGGTGTTCTTCGAAACCTCGGCCATGCTCATCGCCTTCATCCGCCTGGGCAAGTACCTTGAGGCCCGGGCCCGGGGCAAGGCCGGCGAGGCGCTGAAGAAGCTGCTCCGCCTCCAGGCCGACAAGGCCCGCCTGGTGACGGAGGAGGGGGAGCGGGAAGTGCCGGCCTCCCTCATCCGCGTGGGGGACGTGGTGCTGGTGCGGCCCGGCCAGGCGATCCCGGTGGACGGCGAGGTTATCGAGGGGAACGGCGCGGTGGACGAGTCCATGGTGACCGGCGAGTCCCTGCCGGTGGAAAAGAAGGCCGGCGATACGGTGACCGGAGCCACCATCAATAAAAACGGGGTCCTGCGGGTCCGGGCCACCCGTGTCGGGGAGGCCACCCTCCTCTCCCAGATCGTCCGCATGGTCCGGGAGGCCCAGGGGGACAAGGCCCCCATCCAGCGGTTTGCCGACGCGGTTTCCGGCTGGTTCGTACCGGTGGTGCTCCTCCTCTCCCTTGCGACGTTTTCCGTCTGGTTCTATACCCTCCACGCCGGTTTCCTGGCCGCCTTCCGCTTTGCCATCGCCGTGGTGGTGATCGCCTGCCCCTGCGCCATGGGGCTGGCCACACCGACCGCCATCATGGTAGGGAGCGGCGTGGCCCTGGCCCGCGGCATCCTCATCAAGAAAGGCTCGGCCCTGGAGGCCATTTCCCGCATGCAGGTGCTGCTGTTGGACAAAACCGGTACCCTGACCATCGGTACGCCGGCCATGACCGATCTGGCGGCCGTGGCGGGGGTTGATCCGGCGCGGCTCTTGGAGTGCCTGATAACGGCCGAGATCCATTCGACCCACCCCCTGGCTCAGGCCGCGGTGCGGGCGGCCGAGGAGGCGGGCATCAAGCCGGGGGCGGCGACGGACTTCGAGGAGCGGGGAGGATTCGGCATCACCTGCATTCATGAAGGGTTCCGCCTGGCGGTGGGCAACGAACGGCTGATGGAGGATGAGGGGGTCAGCCTCAAGGCGTTGGCCGACAAGGCCAAGGAACTTGCCGGCGCCGGCAAGTCGCTGATCTACGTTGCGGCCGGCTCGACCTTGGTGGGGGTGGCTGCTTTCGCCGATACGCTCAAACCCGGTTCCGCCAAGGCGGTGGCCGAATTCCGGCGTATGGGCATTCAGACCTGCATGATCACCGGCGACCATGCCGATGTGGCCGGGATCGTTGCCGGACAGGCCGGTGTGGACAGTTTCGAGGCCGAGGTGCTGCCGGACCGCAAGCAGGAGGTGGTCAGGGAATATCAGCAGCGCGGCATGATCACCGGCATGGTGGGGGACGGCATCAACGACGCCCCGGCCCTGGCCCGGGCCGATATCGGCATTGCCATCGGCGGCGGCACGGACGTGGCCAAGGAGACCGGCGATATCGTCCTGATGCGCAACGACCTGACGGATGTGGTGCGGGCCATCGCCATCGGCCGCGCCACCCTGGCCAAGGTCAAGCAGAACCTGTTTTGGGCGCTGTTCTACAACATCCTCGGCATCCCGGTGGCGGCCGGCATGCTCTCCCGCTACGGCATAACCCTCAAGCCCGAGTACGCCGGCCTGGCCATGGCCTTTTCCTCGGTCTCGGTGGTGCTCAATTCCATCCTGCTGAAGCGGGTGGAAAAACGGCTGTAG
- the tpx gene encoding thiol peroxidase, producing the protein MSERKGIITFKGNPMTLVGPEVKVGDKAPDFTVADNGLATATLATYAGKIKIISAVPSLDTPVCDTETRRFNQEAAALPGNVVVLTVSQDLPFAQKRWCGAAGIDRVVTLSDYRNRSFGKNYGVLIEELVLLARAVFVVDADDTVRYVQIVPEVTSEPDYAAAIAAAKALL; encoded by the coding sequence ATGAGCGAACGCAAAGGAATCATCACTTTCAAGGGTAACCCCATGACCCTGGTCGGCCCGGAGGTAAAGGTCGGCGACAAGGCACCCGATTTTACCGTTGCGGATAACGGCCTGGCGACAGCAACCCTGGCGACCTACGCCGGCAAGATCAAGATCATCAGCGCCGTGCCGTCCCTGGACACGCCGGTGTGCGACACGGAAACCCGCCGCTTCAACCAGGAAGCCGCCGCTCTGCCGGGCAACGTGGTGGTGCTGACCGTCAGCCAGGATCTCCCCTTTGCCCAGAAACGCTGGTGCGGCGCGGCGGGCATCGACCGGGTGGTCACCCTGTCTGACTACCGCAACCGTTCCTTCGGCAAAAACTACGGCGTCCTGATCGAAGAGCTGGTACTGCTTGCCAGGGCGGTCTTCGTGGTGGATGCCGACGATACCGTCCGTTACGTCCAGATCGTGCCCGAAGTGACCAGCGAGCCGGACTACGCCGCCGCCATTGCGGCGGCCAAAGCGCTGCTGTAG
- a CDS encoding CoA pyrophosphatase, translating into MSLSFDAIRTNLSRLQHDAAPADGRSRAAVAMILTKDSAGLRLLFLERATDDRDPWSGNLAFPGGRVETGETLRQAAERETREEAAIDLTAASHLGRLNDCVGAHLPVRIACFAYGFGAFPAVAINHESRDAFWVCLADLADRRRHITTTVHFRGKSMEIPAIRLPQPGKPVLWGITYRLVMQFLHLHGLL; encoded by the coding sequence ATGTCCCTCTCATTTGACGCCATACGCACGAACCTTTCCCGGTTGCAGCACGACGCTGCGCCCGCCGACGGACGCAGCCGGGCCGCGGTGGCCATGATTCTGACCAAAGACTCCGCCGGCCTGCGCCTGTTGTTCCTGGAGCGGGCAACCGACGACCGCGATCCCTGGTCAGGCAATCTGGCCTTTCCCGGGGGACGGGTCGAAACGGGGGAGACACTGCGTCAGGCCGCCGAGCGGGAAACCCGCGAAGAAGCTGCCATCGACCTGACCGCGGCCAGCCACCTGGGCAGGCTGAACGACTGCGTCGGCGCCCATCTGCCGGTGCGGATCGCCTGTTTCGCATACGGCTTCGGAGCCTTCCCGGCTGTGGCCATCAACCACGAATCGCGGGATGCATTCTGGGTCTGCCTGGCCGACCTTGCGGATCGCCGGCGGCACATCACCACCACGGTCCACTTTCGCGGCAAGTCGATGGAGATCCCGGCCATTCGCCTGCCGCAGCCGGGCAAGCCGGTATTGTGGGGCATCACCTACCGGCTGGTGATGCAGTTTCTCCACCTGCATGGCTTGCTGTGA
- the lysA gene encoding diaminopimelate decarboxylase yields the protein MNHFQYKASELYAEGVRLADIVAKVGSPVYVYSHATLERHFKAFDDAFAPVPHTVCYSVKANSTQSVLKTFINLGGGVDIVSGGELYRALKAGVDPKKVVYSGVGKKDDEIEYALNTGILMFNVESEQELTRISEIASRMGKKAGIAIRVNPDVDPGTHPYITTGLKNAKFGITIDRAMEEYKRAAGLPGIEVIGIDMHIGSQLTKVNPFVDSIEKLKVMIGKLKEMGISLQYLDCGGGLGIQYNNEEPPLPADYGKEIIAATKDLGLHLVFEPGRNIVGNAGILVARCLYTKERDEKNFIMIDAGMNDLARPALYGSFHSVQAVKKDQDGVITADIVGPICESGDFLVKDREVPMFKQGDLMAFMSAGAYGFAMSSSYNSRPRVAEVMVKGDVFEVVRERETIEDLVKGEKVATFL from the coding sequence ATGAACCACTTTCAGTACAAAGCCAGCGAACTCTATGCGGAAGGTGTGCGGCTTGCGGATATCGTCGCCAAGGTCGGCTCGCCGGTCTACGTCTATTCCCACGCCACCCTGGAACGGCACTTCAAGGCCTTTGACGATGCCTTTGCCCCGGTGCCCCATACCGTCTGCTATTCGGTCAAGGCCAACTCTACTCAGTCGGTGCTCAAAACCTTCATCAACCTGGGGGGCGGGGTGGACATCGTCTCCGGCGGCGAACTGTACCGGGCGCTCAAGGCCGGCGTTGACCCGAAGAAGGTGGTCTACTCCGGCGTGGGCAAAAAGGACGACGAGATCGAATACGCCCTGAATACCGGCATCCTGATGTTCAACGTGGAGTCTGAGCAGGAACTGACCAGGATCAGCGAGATCGCCTCTCGCATGGGGAAGAAGGCCGGCATCGCCATCCGGGTCAATCCGGACGTGGACCCCGGCACCCATCCCTATATCACCACCGGCCTGAAAAACGCCAAATTCGGCATCACCATCGACCGGGCCATGGAGGAGTATAAACGCGCCGCCGGCCTGCCGGGCATCGAGGTGATCGGCATCGACATGCACATCGGCTCCCAGTTGACCAAGGTCAACCCCTTCGTGGATTCCATCGAAAAGCTGAAGGTCATGATCGGCAAGCTGAAGGAGATGGGCATCAGCCTGCAATACCTGGACTGCGGCGGCGGCCTGGGCATCCAGTACAATAACGAGGAACCGCCCCTGCCGGCCGACTACGGCAAGGAGATCATCGCCGCCACCAAGGATCTGGGCCTGCACCTGGTGTTCGAGCCGGGGCGCAACATCGTCGGCAATGCCGGCATCCTGGTGGCCCGCTGTCTCTACACCAAGGAGCGGGACGAAAAGAACTTCATCATGATCGACGCCGGCATGAACGATCTGGCCCGGCCGGCCCTGTACGGATCCTTCCACAGTGTGCAGGCGGTGAAGAAGGACCAGGACGGCGTGATCACCGCCGACATCGTTGGGCCGATCTGCGAGTCGGGCGACTTCCTGGTCAAGGACCGGGAGGTGCCCATGTTCAAGCAGGGAGACCTGATGGCCTTCATGTCGGCCGGCGCCTACGGTTTTGCCATGAGCAGCTCCTACAACAGCCGCCCCCGCGTGGCCGAGGTAATGGTCAAAGGAGACGTATTCGAGGTCGTCCGCGAGCGCGAGACGATCGAAGACCTGGTCAAGGGCGAGAAGGTCGCCACATTCCTGTAG
- the dapA gene encoding 4-hydroxy-tetrahydrodipicolinate synthase, which produces MFRGSIVAIVTPFKNGAVDEEKLRELVEFQIAGGTDAIVPCGTTGESSTLDYEEHDRVIEVVVHQVNKRVPVIAGTGSNSTREAIEMTAHAKKIGADGALLVTPYYNKPTQEGLYRHYTAVADAVELPLVLYNVPGRTGVNLLPETVARLAPHRNIVAIKEATGSLQQASEILALCGDQIDVLSGDDFITFPLMACGGKGIISVTANIMPAEVAALVDAFEAGNMDEARRLHLKLLKISNAMFLESNPIPVKTALGLMGKCSDEMRLPLCPMGEANKAKLAAIMQEYNLI; this is translated from the coding sequence ATGTTTAGAGGAAGCATTGTCGCCATCGTGACGCCATTCAAAAATGGTGCGGTTGACGAAGAGAAGTTGCGTGAACTGGTGGAATTCCAGATTGCGGGCGGTACCGATGCCATCGTGCCCTGCGGCACCACCGGCGAGTCGTCCACTCTGGATTACGAAGAACACGACCGGGTGATCGAGGTCGTCGTGCATCAGGTCAACAAACGGGTCCCGGTCATCGCCGGCACCGGCTCCAACTCGACCCGCGAGGCGATCGAGATGACGGCCCATGCCAAGAAGATCGGCGCCGACGGCGCCCTGCTGGTCACCCCCTACTACAACAAGCCGACCCAGGAAGGGCTTTATCGCCACTACACGGCCGTTGCCGACGCCGTCGAACTGCCCCTGGTCCTCTACAACGTGCCCGGCCGCACCGGCGTGAACCTGCTGCCCGAGACCGTGGCCCGTCTGGCGCCCCACCGGAACATCGTGGCCATCAAGGAGGCCACCGGTTCCCTGCAGCAGGCGTCCGAGATCCTGGCCCTGTGCGGCGACCAGATCGACGTGCTCTCCGGCGACGACTTCATCACCTTCCCGCTGATGGCCTGCGGCGGCAAGGGGATCATCTCGGTGACCGCCAACATCATGCCCGCGGAGGTTGCCGCCCTGGTGGACGCCTTCGAGGCCGGCAACATGGATGAGGCCCGCCGCCTGCACCTGAAACTGCTCAAGATCAGCAACGCCATGTTCCTGGAAAGCAACCCGATTCCGGTCAAGACCGCCCTGGGACTGATGGGCAAATGCAGCGACGAGATGCGCCTGCCGCTCTGCCCCATGGGGGAGGCCAACAAGGCCAAGCTGGCTGCCATCATGCAAGAGTACAACCTGATTTAG
- the dapB gene encoding 4-hydroxy-tetrahydrodipicolinate reductase: MINIAVCGAAGRMGQRIINAIVESEGVRFSGALERPGHPLVGQDVGLIAGCGALGVAVSDDLNGVIAACDVLIDFTAPKVSLKNLEACGLQKKAIVIGSTGFTPEERALAAELAKSTPVVLAPNMSVGVNVCFKILKDIAATLGDDFDVEIVEAHHRLKKDAPSGTAVRMGEVVAEALGRDYNKVATFHREGITGERTREEIGMQTIRGGDIIGEHTVYFIGMGERIELSHRAMTRDMFSRGSVRAAKWVVSQKPGLYDMQDVLGLR; encoded by the coding sequence ATGATCAATATCGCCGTTTGCGGCGCTGCCGGCCGTATGGGGCAGCGCATCATCAATGCCATTGTCGAATCCGAAGGGGTCCGGTTTTCCGGCGCGCTGGAGCGCCCGGGACACCCGCTGGTGGGCCAGGATGTGGGCCTGATCGCCGGCTGCGGCGCATTGGGAGTCGCCGTTTCCGACGACTTGAACGGCGTGATCGCCGCCTGCGACGTGCTGATCGATTTTACCGCCCCCAAGGTATCCCTCAAGAACCTGGAGGCATGCGGCCTGCAGAAGAAGGCCATCGTGATCGGCTCAACCGGTTTCACCCCCGAGGAGCGCGCCCTGGCTGCGGAACTGGCCAAGAGCACCCCGGTGGTGCTGGCGCCCAACATGTCGGTGGGGGTGAATGTCTGCTTCAAGATCTTGAAGGACATCGCCGCCACCCTGGGAGATGATTTCGACGTGGAGATCGTGGAGGCGCACCATCGCCTGAAAAAGGACGCCCCTTCCGGCACGGCCGTGCGCATGGGCGAGGTGGTGGCCGAGGCCCTGGGACGCGATTACAACAAGGTGGCCACCTTTCATCGCGAAGGAATCACCGGCGAGCGCACCAGGGAAGAGATCGGCATGCAGACCATCCGCGGCGGGGACATCATCGGCGAGCACACGGTCTACTTCATCGGCATGGGCGAGCGTATCGAACTGTCCCACCGCGCCATGACCCGCGACATGTTTTCCCGCGGCTCGGTTCGCGCCGCCAAGTGGGTCGTGTCCCAGAAGCCGGGTTTGTACGATATGCAGGATGTCCTGGGGCTGCGGTAG
- a CDS encoding sensor domain-containing diguanylate cyclase — protein sequence MNAGVPFRRHSITVRMTVAVCTFVILFSSLLAVASLHYFKQELKETISSQQMTLLTVVAQGIDQKLTAAQKTVVEASRDVTADMVADPDAAQRFLDGLHSVKSLFDNGIYLFSKDGRIIAESPFLPGRRGKDVSFRQFYRQTIATGKPTISTPFISTHSPGTPALNITAPVRDKSGAVVAILGGGINLLQDNFLGDLSHTRIAQNGYLFLVSGDRTVIMHPDRSKIISAKIAPGTNKLLDKALDGFEGVAENTNSQGVHVLSSFRRLQTTDWVVGGDYPLDEAYRSVYRLERYFAVAVVVSAFLIILIIRLIMGSYTSSLVRFAEHVKQISSKNGADRLFKLESRDEVGFVVQTFNAMIEEQDKKNEELFYISTHDALSGLYNRAYFDDQMDRLSAGRIAPISVVMADIDDLKVFNDSHGHSAGDVLITTVAMILLESFRAEDVVARIGGDEFAILLPGVDAPHAEVALKRVRSVADKYAAQANGLSLSISLGCATVEDPARLDEALQQADQQMYLDKVSRKLVEKEAEL from the coding sequence ATGAATGCCGGGGTTCCGTTCAGGCGACACAGCATCACCGTAAGGATGACCGTGGCGGTTTGCACCTTCGTCATCCTCTTCTCGTCGCTTTTGGCGGTCGCCTCCCTGCACTATTTCAAGCAGGAACTCAAGGAAACGATCTCCAGCCAGCAGATGACCCTGCTGACTGTCGTGGCCCAAGGCATCGACCAGAAGCTGACGGCCGCCCAAAAGACGGTCGTCGAGGCGTCCCGCGACGTCACTGCCGACATGGTCGCCGACCCGGATGCGGCACAACGGTTCCTCGACGGCCTGCACAGCGTCAAGAGCCTCTTCGACAACGGCATCTACCTGTTCTCGAAAGACGGGCGGATCATCGCCGAATCCCCTTTTCTGCCCGGCCGCCGCGGCAAGGACGTGTCGTTCCGGCAATTTTACCGGCAGACCATTGCCACGGGAAAACCGACTATCTCCACCCCCTTCATCTCGACCCACTCCCCCGGGACACCGGCGCTCAACATCACCGCTCCGGTGAGGGACAAGAGCGGTGCCGTGGTCGCCATACTGGGGGGCGGCATAAACCTGCTCCAGGACAATTTCCTCGGGGATCTGTCCCATACCCGCATCGCACAGAACGGGTATCTTTTTCTGGTGTCCGGCGACCGGACCGTCATCATGCACCCGGACAGGTCGAAGATCATCTCCGCCAAGATCGCGCCGGGCACCAACAAACTGCTGGACAAGGCACTGGACGGCTTCGAGGGGGTGGCGGAGAACACCAACTCCCAAGGGGTGCACGTCCTCTCCTCCTTCAGGCGCCTCCAAACCACCGACTGGGTCGTGGGGGGAGACTATCCGCTGGACGAGGCCTATCGATCGGTCTACCGGCTGGAGAGGTATTTCGCCGTGGCGGTGGTGGTCAGCGCCTTCCTGATCATCCTGATCATCAGGCTGATCATGGGCAGCTACACCAGTTCCCTGGTGCGTTTTGCCGAGCACGTCAAGCAGATTTCGTCCAAGAACGGCGCGGACCGGCTGTTCAAGCTCGAGAGCAGGGACGAGGTCGGGTTCGTCGTGCAGACCTTCAACGCCATGATTGAGGAGCAGGACAAGAAGAACGAGGAGCTGTTCTACATCAGTACCCACGACGCCCTGTCGGGGCTCTACAACCGCGCCTATTTCGACGACCAGATGGACCGCCTCTCCGCCGGCCGCATCGCACCGATTTCCGTGGTGATGGCCGACATCGACGACCTCAAGGTCTTTAACGACAGCCACGGCCACTCGGCCGGGGACGTGCTGATCACCACGGTCGCCATGATCCTGCTGGAATCGTTTCGCGCCGAAGACGTGGTCGCCCGCATCGGCGGCGACGAGTTCGCCATCCTGCTGCCGGGCGTGGATGCCCCCCATGCGGAGGTCGCCCTGAAGCGGGTCAGGAGCGTGGCCGACAAGTATGCCGCCCAGGCAAACGGCCTTTCCCTCTCCATCTCCCTGGGGTGTGCCACGGTGGAGGACCCGGCCAGGCTCGACGAGGCCCTGCAGCAGGCCGACCAGCAGATGTACCTGGATAAGGTGAGCCGCAAGCTGGTGGAAAAGGAAGCGGAACTGTAG
- a CDS encoding LL-diaminopimelate aminotransferase, with product MAKINDNYLKLKAGYLFPEIGRRVRAFSEANPSAKVIRLGIGDVTRPLAPAVIKAFHDAVDDLATTDKFAGYGPEQGYDWLIDAVIEKSYKPLGVSLKTDEMFISDGSKCDCANILDIFALDNVVAIGDPVYPVYNDTNVMIGRTGEADDKGYYKNIVYLPCNEANGFIPALPDRKVDIIYLCFPNNPTGVVASRAELKKWVDYALANDAVIFFDAAYEAFITDPAIPHSIYEIEGAKKCAIEFRSFSKTAGFTGVRCGLVVVPEEVMGTTPGGERYSFNKLWLRRTTTKFNGASYPVQRAAAAVYSDEGWPQIREIIDYYMENARIIHEGLAAAGLTVYGGVNAPYIWLKVPAGMTSWDFFDKLLHEANVVGTPGSGFGPSGEGFFRLSAFGNRENVIEAVERIRKNLK from the coding sequence ATGGCAAAAATCAACGACAACTACCTGAAACTCAAAGCGGGCTACCTGTTCCCGGAGATCGGCCGCCGCGTGCGCGCCTTTAGCGAGGCCAACCCGAGCGCCAAGGTGATCCGCCTGGGTATCGGCGACGTCACCCGCCCCCTGGCCCCGGCCGTGATCAAGGCCTTCCACGACGCCGTGGACGACCTGGCGACCACCGACAAATTCGCCGGCTACGGCCCGGAGCAGGGCTACGACTGGCTGATCGACGCCGTCATCGAAAAATCCTACAAGCCGCTGGGGGTCAGCCTCAAGACGGACGAGATGTTCATCTCCGACGGCTCCAAGTGCGACTGCGCCAACATCCTGGACATCTTCGCCCTGGACAACGTGGTGGCCATCGGCGACCCGGTCTACCCGGTGTACAACGACACCAACGTCATGATCGGCCGCACCGGCGAGGCCGACGACAAGGGGTACTACAAGAACATCGTCTACCTGCCGTGCAACGAGGCCAACGGCTTCATCCCGGCCCTGCCGGACCGGAAGGTGGACATCATCTACCTCTGCTTCCCCAACAATCCCACCGGCGTGGTGGCATCCAGGGCCGAACTGAAGAAGTGGGTCGATTACGCCCTGGCCAACGACGCGGTGATCTTCTTCGACGCCGCCTACGAGGCATTTATCACCGATCCCGCCATCCCCCACTCCATCTACGAGATCGAAGGGGCCAAGAAGTGCGCCATCGAATTCCGCTCCTTCTCCAAGACCGCCGGCTTCACCGGCGTGCGCTGCGGCCTGGTGGTGGTGCCGGAAGAGGTCATGGGCACGACCCCGGGCGGCGAGCGCTACAGCTTCAACAAGCTCTGGCTGCGCCGCACCACCACCAAGTTCAACGGCGCCTCCTACCCGGTGCAGCGGGCCGCCGCGGCGGTCTACAGCGACGAGGGGTGGCCCCAGATCAGGGAGATCATCGACTACTACATGGAGAACGCCCGCATCATCCACGAAGGGCTGGCGGCGGCGGGGCTCACGGTCTACGGCGGGGTCAACGCCCCCTACATCTGGCTCAAGGTGCCGGCCGGCATGACGAGCTGGGACTTCTTCGACAAGCTCCTGCACGAGGCCAACGTGGTCGGGACCCCCGGCTCCGGCTTCGGCCCCAGCGGGGAAGGATTCTTCCGGCTGTCGGCCTTCGGGAACCGGGAGAACGTGATCGAGGCGGTGGAGCGGATCAGGAAGAATTTGAAATAG
- a CDS encoding nucleotidyltransferase domain-containing protein, whose protein sequence is MFKNLNEREEQALRDFLAKVAQRFGGNYLYSLMFGSKARGDAHPGSDIDVAVVMQTADFDTKRAIYAIAYDELLKNEVDISPVIFSREAFECQKAAHFPLLREIERDMVAL, encoded by the coding sequence ATGTTCAAGAACCTGAATGAGAGAGAAGAACAGGCCTTGCGGGATTTTCTGGCCAAGGTTGCCCAGCGCTTCGGGGGCAACTACCTCTACAGCCTCATGTTCGGTTCCAAGGCCCGCGGTGACGCCCACCCCGGCTCGGACATCGATGTGGCCGTGGTCATGCAGACGGCTGATTTCGATACCAAGCGCGCCATCTACGCCATTGCCTACGATGAACTGTTGAAAAACGAGGTGGATATCTCGCCGGTAATCTTTTCGCGGGAGGCTTTCGAATGTCAGAAGGCCGCTCACTTTCCGCTGCTTCGTGAGATCGAACGGGATATGGTGGCGTTGTGA